A stretch of DNA from Methanolinea mesophila:
AGGACCTTTTTATACTGCAATGGAGGCCAAAAGGCTTCGTGAAGAGAATGGGTGGGCGATCGGGAATGACAGCGGCAGAGGATTCCGGCGACTGGTCCCTTCACCAGAACCGGTCAGGATCCTCGAGGAGAAGGCGATAAAGGAGATTTACGATGAAGGAATCATCGTGATTGCGTGCGGGGGCGGGGGAATCCCGGTGATGGACTCAGGAAAAGGGGAATACATCGGTGTCGAGGCGGTGATCGATAAGGATCACGTCGCTGCCCTCATGGGGAATCTCATCGGGGCGGACACACTCCTTATCCTGACCGACGTCCCCTGTGTGTATCTTCATTATGGAAAACCGGACCAGGTAAGTCTTGGCCGTTTGACCCCTCATGAGGCCCGGAAATATTTGCATGAGGGACAGTTTCCATCGGGAAGCATGGGACCGAAGATCGAGTCTGCGCTCCGGTTTATCGCGGGAGGGGGGAAACGGGTGATAATCTCATCGCTCGAATCGGCTTCGCGGGCAATGAAGGAGGACGCCGGTACCGTGATATCAGGGGAAGATAACTAGAACGTCTCTTTATATCATCCTGGCGCCCCAGAGGGTATGTTCGAACCTCTGGGCCTTCTCCGCGCCCCTGGTGCAGAAGTGATTGTATTTCAGGCCAAGTTGAGCGAAAACCGGGCATTTTGGGCAGATACATTCTTTTTCAGTATCGATGCACATGAAACTCTTTCCATTGGAGCAGAAGAGTATCTCTTTCGCCTCATTCGCGCAGCGGTTATACGTCGGGCAACCGGGGCAGTTACACGTCCTCTTCAGTTCCCCGATCTTCGCGGCCAGCTGGTCGGGGGGCATCTTCATCATCGCATGCATTATCTCTTCAAACCTGTCCATCCTGTCTTCACCCTGCCGAGTAATACCGCCAGTGGATATTTAGAGTTATCTCAGATTTCCCGAACATTACAAGATGGATCATTATCCGGAAATTATTTGAAAATTCGAAAAATGCGGCAGTGGAGATTCCCGGTTTTGGGCAGGAAAACATCTTTATCTGGAAAGACCGTGGAATGGAGTTGTATGAGGCCCGAAGATCCGGAAAAGAGATCCGGAATACCCCCTCCCCCCCATCAGGGGCCGGGATATCACCGGTGCAAATGCACCCGATGTGGGTTTGAAATGAAGCAGCCGCCGGAATCGCCCTGTTATCTTGTCCGCTGCCCCCGGTGCGAAGGCCCGATGGTCGACGGGTAAACCAGACCGTACACGCCCCCGGCAGGTCCACGGATCAGCCCTGATCGCCGGATGTCGCGGACCTGAACTCGATGCCGGAGGCTTTAAATTCCGTAAAATCAGGAGAAGGCCAGGGCCGAGACTCGAACCCGGGTCGGGGGATCCACAGTCCCCTAGGATAACCAACTACCCCACCCTGGCAGATGTACCCTTTTTCATTTGACCCGTACATTCATTAATATATCTGCATTGTACGGATCCCGGGGAGATTATTAAGACCATATCCTGCAAATAGATAGCAGAAATGGCGAATCGGATCGACGTTTGATAAATGTCATCCGCCCATCCGGGCGAACATATTCGTTCAATATAGAAAACACGGGATTATTCCTGAGAAGAAACCTAATCGCGATGATTCCGGGGATGAAAAAAATGGCAAAACAGAACAATATCCGGACTCCGATCGTGTGTGTGCTTGGCCACGTGGATCACGGCAAAACGTCTCTGCTCGATCGCATCCGGGGATCATCCGTAGTGAGCACCGAGGACGGGGCGATTACCCAGCACATCGGAGCGACCATTGTGCCGATCGACGCGATAAAACGGATGAGCGGGGGGCTCGAGAAGCTCGCGCTCTCGGTTCCCGGTCTGCTTTTTATCGACACTCCCGGACATCACGCATTTACCACGCTTCGTGCGAGAGGTGGGGCGCTTGCGGATATGGCAATCGTGGTGGTGGACATTAACCAGGGATTCCAACCCCAGACTATCGAAGCGCTCCAGATCCTGCGTAATTATAAGACCCCCTTCGTCATCGCCGCGACCAAGATCGACAGGCTCCACGGATGGAAGGTCAACAAGGACGAACCGTTCTTGAAATCGTTCTCGATGCAGAACGACAGGGTCAGAGATCTCCTGGAAAAGAAGGTCTATGAACTGGTCGGAAACCTCTCGGATCTCGGTTTTTCGGCCGAACGTTTCGACCGGGTGAGTGATTTCCGGAGAAATCTTGCTATCGTCCCTGTGAGCGCACATACCGGGGAGGGCATCGCAGAACTCCTCATGGTGATGATCGGGCTGGCCCAGCGATATATGGAAGAGGCTCTTGAATTTTCGGTGGATGGGCCTGGAACCGGTACTATCCTGGAGGTAAAAGAGGAGAAGGGCCTGGGACTCACCCTTGACCTGATCCTGTACGACGGCACTATCGCCGTGGGCGACGATATCGCGGTCGCCACCCAGGGAGGCGTAGTCATCACGAAGGTGAGGGCGCTCTTAAAACCGCGGCCCATGAAGGAGATCCTCGTCGAAGACCGTTTCGAAAGGGTAAAATCGGTCGTTGCGGCTTCGGGGATCAAGGTCTCGGCGCCCAACCTTGAAGGAGCGATCGCAGGATCCCCGGTCCAGGTCGTCGCAGGAGAGCCCGGCCCGGTGATCGAAAAGATCAGGAAAGAGATGGAAGAGATCAATGTCCACCTCTCTCCCGAAGGGCTGGTGGTAAAGGCGGACACTATCGGCGCCCTGGAGGCACTCTCCAAGGAGCTGGAGAACCTGAACATAGGTATCATGAGGGCCGAGGTGGGTCCGCTCAGTCGCCATGACGTAATAGAGGCCGAAACAATAAAAAATCCATTTTACAGGGCTCTTCTCGCATTCAGCACCCCGGTGCTCCCCGATGCGGCCGAACTTCTCAGGGACCCCTCCTATTCAATGGTCCGGCTCTTCGAAGGCAGGGTGATCTACAAGCTGGTCGAGGATTACGTTGAATGGCGCGACGAACTGAAACGGAAAACCGAACAGCAGAAGTTTGAACAGATCGTCATGCCTGCAAAAATACGTATCCTCCCCCATTGTGTCTTCCGTCAGAGCAACCCCGCGGTGGTGGGGGTACGGGTGCTCGGGGGGACCCTTCGCACGGGAGTGTAC
This window harbors:
- a CDS encoding DUF2769 domain-containing protein, translated to MDRFEEIMHAMMKMPPDQLAAKIGELKRTCNCPGCPTYNRCANEAKEILFCSNGKSFMCIDTEKECICPKCPVFAQLGLKYNHFCTRGAEKAQRFEHTLWGARMI
- the infB gene encoding translation initiation factor IF-2, translated to MAKQNNIRTPIVCVLGHVDHGKTSLLDRIRGSSVVSTEDGAITQHIGATIVPIDAIKRMSGGLEKLALSVPGLLFIDTPGHHAFTTLRARGGALADMAIVVVDINQGFQPQTIEALQILRNYKTPFVIAATKIDRLHGWKVNKDEPFLKSFSMQNDRVRDLLEKKVYELVGNLSDLGFSAERFDRVSDFRRNLAIVPVSAHTGEGIAELLMVMIGLAQRYMEEALEFSVDGPGTGTILEVKEEKGLGLTLDLILYDGTIAVGDDIAVATQGGVVITKVRALLKPRPMKEILVEDRFERVKSVVAASGIKVSAPNLEGAIAGSPVQVVAGEPGPVIEKIRKEMEEINVHLSPEGLVVKADTIGALEALSKELENLNIGIMRAEVGPLSRHDVIEAETIKNPFYRALLAFSTPVLPDAAELLRDPSYSMVRLFEGRVIYKLVEDYVEWRDELKRKTEQQKFEQIVMPAKIRILPHCVFRQSNPAVVGVRVLGGTLRTGVYLATREGKRVGHLKSMQQNQENIREADAGAEVAISIEGATVGRQINVEDDLLVDIPEKHVKVLEMEMLSHLPISTQEVLAEFTALKRKEDPFWGK
- the arcC gene encoding carbamate kinase; this encodes MKENVLIALGGNAILKHREEGTAAEQFENVRVTCRHLAEMVREGYRVAVTHGNGPQVGDILLAYELAKGTLPPMPLDVCGAQSQGMIGYMLQHSLQNELHSRDLHIPVATILTRTQVDRDDPAFISPSKPIGPFYTAMEAKRLREENGWAIGNDSGRGFRRLVPSPEPVRILEEKAIKEIYDEGIIVIACGGGGIPVMDSGKGEYIGVEAVIDKDHVAALMGNLIGADTLLILTDVPCVYLHYGKPDQVSLGRLTPHEARKYLHEGQFPSGSMGPKIESALRFIAGGGKRVIISSLESASRAMKEDAGTVISGEDN